The Vibrio sp. STUT-A11 region CAACGTAATCACCATCTTCTGATATCACATACCAATCATACAGTTCTTTCCCTGTCAGCTGGTTTGCCATGCGCATCGGTTCCACCGCTGATGAAAACGCGAGCATAGTAAAATTATCTAACAACAAAAAACCAATACGGTTTACTTCCTTGTTCGACGAGCCATCGAACTGATTTATTGAGACTGACATAGCGCACTCCAATGTAAAGGAGATTTATTATTAACCGGTAGTGCTAGCTATTTTTTTGTTTTGGCTTAGCACACCGAATCGAGCACTTTTGTCTAAGCAACAACCATGCCTATATATCCAAATACAGCGCATACTTTTGCAACATCAAGTTTAAAACTACAAGGGTCAATATATCTGCTTGAATAGCTTGCTTATTTTTTGGCAAGCCGAAAACAAATTTTGTCTCCGTAACATCCTACAGATGCCTTTCACCAACCGACTGCAACCTCACGCACCAGAATGATGCAAAGTTAAACAAACATTCAACATAATTGACCCAATAAAAACCTTACAACGTAGAGGCTTAGAACAATTATTCGGTTCCATTTAAAACAATGATATAGCTAGAAAAATCCGTGTGTCTATTGGCAAAACAGAACGGTAAACTCATTGTTTTAAACGTTAATCGATGGTTACAATATAGTTAACAAACCAAGATTTCAGTGAATTCGCACACATAAATAGCCTTCTTGACGAAAAAATTATTGCATCACGGGATATATATCTAAACGGCACATAAACAAAGAAGCCAACATCTGTGGTCACACGATGCTGGCTTCTTTTAGGGGGTGTTTCACTGGTTTTCAGCCTCAATATTTTGAAGGTCAGATATTTCTATTTTGACCTTTATACTTTGGCTTACTTAGTGGGCAGGCTTCTTTCTTAAGCTAAATGCTCCTTAAAGAAACCTTCCATTTTGTCGAACGGAATCACATCCATCTGATCATAAAGATCGGTATGGTTTGCGTCAGGAATGATCATCAATTCCTTTGGCTCTGCAGCGGCTTCATAAGCGGTTTCACTAAAGTAACGTGAGTGTGCTTTTTCACCATGAATAAGCAGAACAGGTCGTGGCGATATTTCTGCAATATACGTCAAGATCGGCATGTTCATAAACGACAGAGGCGTCGTGATGGTCCATGAAGCATTGGAGTTGATTGCTCTTGGGTGGAAGCCACGTTGCGGATCTTTATAGTAAGCCGCATATTCAACCACAAATTGTGGCTCGCCGCCCTGTAATTCAAGAGACACAGGGCCGTAAGCTGGCTCACCGTTTTCCGCATCTTTCCAGCGTTGCTGGCCCAATTGCTCTAGTCCTTGAGTACGTTGTTCAAGAGTAACGCTATCGTTATAGCCTTTAGACATAACTCGGGTCATATCGTACATAGTGCTAGCCACAACCGCTTTAACGCGCTTGTCAATTGCGACTGCATTTAATGCCATGCCGCCCCAACCACAGATACCGATAACGCCAATACGCTCGCGATCAACATTTTCTAGCAAACCGATAAAGTCGACTGCTGCACTGAAATCTTCAGTATTGATATCTGGAGAAGCAACATTACGTGGCTCACCACCGCTCTCACCTGTGTATGACGGGTCAAATGCTAGCGTAACGAACCCACGCTCTGCCATTGTTTGTGCATACAGACCAGATGACTGTTCTTTTACTGCACCAAAAGGGCCACTCAAGACGATCGCAGCTAATTTGCCAGTGCTTTCTTTTGGCTGATACAGATCAGCAGCAAGCGTAATACCGTAACGGTTTTTGAACGTGACTTTTTTGTGCTCAACCTTGTCGCTTTTAGCGAAAGTTTTATCCCAGCTATTACCTAATTCTAATGTCGTGCTTGCCATGGCCTGGCCTCCTGAAAGCGCACCAACACCTAAAGCAACCGCGCTTGCTCCTGCCATTTTCATTGCATTTCGGCGACTAACGTCTGGCAAGTCGTTGCCAGCGTTCGTGTTGTTGGTATCGTTGTGTTTGTTCATCTAGTTTCTCCTAGTAAGCCTGATAAGCTCGTCATCTCTGTTTCGGAATTTGCTTAAATTAGTCATCCCCAACTTGAGACAACATGACTAGCTTAAGAGCGTGCATCGTTTAAGAGAGTGTTCCTCCTAACGACGTTTCTGCTATTTATAATGCGACAAATCACCAACTATCAGTTATCCGGATACTACAAATTTCTTGCACAATCTTCCAATATAAGCAACGTAACACGGAATAACGACCGGACGTCACTCTCAAAACCCATAGCATTTTCCACGCTAATTAGATGTTAATATATGATTTATATTAAGATTTAACAGAAACAAAAAGCAGTAGTCACTCAGTATCACATCACTCATCATGACGTTTCTATTGCCTAATTTTTCTCTTAGCTATTTTTCTTGCAGCAGAAATGCAAACCAGCCTAGTCATAAATGACTAGGCTGGTTCATAACTCAATGAAAAATGTTGGTATTATAAAGCCTTGTTATACAACTCAATTACCTGCTCTTTTGTCATCGGGCTCGGGTTACCACCAGCACATGGATCAGCTAATGCGTCATCGACCCAAGTCAAGATATCCTGCTCAGTAACACCCAGTTCACCAAAACCAGCCGGAATGCCGACTCGACGGTTCAATGCATGAAGCGCATCAATTGCGGCCAGACTTGCCTGTTCTTCTGTCATGTCAGAGGTATCTACGCCCAATACTTCAGCAACCTTGGCAAATTTTTCTACTCGGTACGGGCGGTTAAATTCACTCACGATAGGTAACAAGATTGCGTTACATACGCCGTGAGGCAAATCTTTATGCGCACCTGCTGGGTGAGCCATTGCGTGCACCATACCCAAACCCGCACTGTTGAAAGAAAGACCAGCAATAAACTGACCATAAGCCAGCATTTCGCGCGCGTTAATATCGGTACCATCATCTACCGCTGCTGGAAGGTTTTCCGCAATGGTTTTTATCGCTTCCAGAGAGATATAGTCGGTCAATTTATGCGCGCCAACAGAGACGTATGATTCAAGAGCATGAGTTAATGCATCAATACCTGTTGCGGCTGTCGTTGCTTTCGGAATACCCAACATAACGCTTGCGTCATTGACTGAAATCTCTGGAATAATTTTATCTGAGATAATAACGTGCTTTACATGCGTTGCGGTGTCAGTAATAACCGCATTACTTGTAACTTCCGCAGCCGTACCCGCAGTCGTATTAATCGCATAAAGCGGTGCCCCTAAGTGCTCGACTTTCTCAACGCCGTTATAAGCGGCGATGGGTCCTGGGTTTGCGGATAGGATCTTGATCGCTTTTGCCGTATCAATCGAACTGCCACCACCAAAACCGATAATGTATTGCGCACCAGAAGTCACATACATGTCATACGCATTTTTCACCGTCTCGGTATCAGGGTTAGGTCTTACATCTTTAAACAAAGTCAGCTCTAACGAACTCGAAAGCAGTTTGTCAGCAAACCCCAACTCAACAAGCATTGGGTCACAGATAAGTAAGCCTTTTACCACGCCGTGTTCATTCGCTAAACGCTCGACTAAGGCTTCAATCGCGCCTACACCAGAGTAATTGATTTTAGGAAACGCCAGTTTAAATACGCTCATCGTGTTTATCCTTATAAGTTAAGATCTTATTGAGGGTGCCCATCTTTGATTTCGACTTGCCCGCTTTATTTATAAGGTTATTTAACCGTTTTTTTGCGCCGAATAACTTAGATTTTTTGCTTACTATTCCGAAAGAAAGGGGATTTTTTTAAGGTTGGAGAGCCGTAGTTCACAAATTGAAAAACGAGTTAGTCATGATGCATCACGAACACTTCCATGAGAAAGCGAAGATTGAGATTAGACATTTTCTGGCAAGGTTTGCGGAAGATCGGGCAACAGCATATCGACACATCCCCCTTACAATTAACCTGACGGTTAGCCTGACCGTTACCCTATTATCTCGTCATACGACATTGGCTTAGATGATCTAAGTTGTCGAAAGGATATTCCCGTGCAAAAAAACGTTAATCGATTTTCTTTTGTGGGAGCTTCACTGTCTTTGATGGTGACCTATGTAACTTCCGCAGTACCCATCCCACTTTATGGTACTTACCAGCTTCAAGACAATGTGAGTTATCTTGAGCTCTCATTAAGCTCTGTGGTCTACTTTATCGGTGCAGTAACGGCGCTGGTTTTATTTGGTCGGTTATCTAACCACTGGGGACGAAAGACCGTTTCCATTATCTCTTTATTGTTAGCCGCGCTATCCGTGGTTGTGTTTCTTAACGTGCATAGCGCGACACCACTCATTTTAGGCCGTTTATTACAAGGCCTTGCTTGTGGATTAGCGTCGACAGCGCTGGCTTCCTGGCTGGTCGATCACGCCCCCTCTGTCCCGTCTTGGATTCCTCCGGCAGTGATCAGTTGTGGACCAATGACTGGCCTTACGTTTGGTGGTGTTGGCTCAGGCTTTTTAATCGAGTACGCGCCTTACCCGCGTTTGTTACCTTTCGCTATCGCTTTTTGTCTTATTGCCTGTTGTATAGTGTTAGTACTGAAAAGTCAGGAAACGATGAAACGAAAGCCGGGGGCTTTCTTGTCACTTATACCAAGCTTCACACTGCCTGCTTCTGCTAAAAAAGCGTTTCCTCTGGCGGCGGTGACATTTGTTTGTACCTGGGCTCTGGGTGGGTTCTTTCAGGCCTTTGGTCCCGCAATGGCGCATGAACAATTGCATTCTCAGAGCGCGGTAGCGGCAGCGTTGGTTTTTGCCTCTATAATGGCACCAAGTTCTATTGGCGCTTCTCTTGCAGGGCGTATGGCGCCATCAAAAGCGCAGTTTGCAGGTATGCTTTCATTTACCGTGTTTGTGGGCAGTATCTTGTTAGCTCTGCAGTACGGAATACTCAGTGCTTTTCTAGCCGCCAGTATTTGTGCGGGTATCGCCCAGGGTCTGGTGTTGACAGGTAGTATCGGGACGATGGTTTCAGGATTATTACCACACGAACGTGCAAATGTCTTTTCCGTTATTTACGCAACATCCTATATCGGTGCCGCAGTACCGACCTTTATTTCGGGTCAGTTATCAGAGCAATTTAGTCTGTTACAGATCGCCTGTGGCTACGGCGTCTTGGCGCTATTTGGCTCAGTCGTTCTATTGTTTAGCCGTATGACAAGTAATCAAAAACAAACGGCTGGTGAAACGTCTTAAAAAATAGTTTTTTTATACCAATCTGGAAAATTAACTGGTCAGGGAACAGGGTTCGATAAACAAACTCTATTTGCCATGGATGGCAAATCGAAGCCCCATGGATGGGTTGATGCGTGTTTGTTTTCGATGCCTGTTTTCTGGTGTTCTATCATTAAAGTTAGGTTGATATAACCTATCTATAAGATAAAAAAAGCGAGCGGAAAAACCGCTCGCTTTTTCGTATTCATGATCACCTTGCACATCAGATTACTGAATGTACGCACCACCACATACTGGGTTATAGGTACCTGTAATGTGAGAACTCGCTTCACTCGCAAGGTAACGTACTGTGTTGGCAACATCTTCAGGTGTCGCTACGCGTTGTGTAGGAGTAAATGAGCGGATCATCTCTTTGAATTCAGCTGGCGCATCTTTCGTTGCATCAGTTTCAACCAGACCAGGAGCCACAATGTTAGATGTGATACCCAGTGGACCAAGCTCCTGAGCCAGATACTTATTAAAGCTATCTAGCGCGCCTTTCGCTGTACCGTGAGCAATAAAGTTCGGTGCAGGCACTTCTGACAAGGTGCTAGAAATAAAGACTAAACGACCAAACTGCTTTTCTTTCATACTTTTCGCGGCTAGCTGAGCTGTCTTATATGCCGCGTGCATTTCATCATTCAGTTTTTGTGCAAACTCATCCCAGCTCTGCTCGATAAATGGCTTAGCGGTAAAGTTCATGTTGGCATTTGAGACTAATACATCAACACTACCATGCTCTTCCACTTTTGCAAACATCGCTTCGATTTTCGCATCATCACGCACATCAGCTTGAATCGGGTATGCCTCGCCGCCCTTGCTACGAATCTCTTCGGCTAATTGCTCTGCAACGGCTGAGCTGTTCACATAGTTAATGAATACACGATAGCCATCTTCAGCCAACGCTTTTGCCGTTGCTGCGCCAATACCACGCGCACCGCCTGTAACTAATGCATTACGTTTTGTCATCTTGATTCCTTTTGAAGTTACTTACTTGTGAAGTTGCTTGGTAATGACAGCGTTTTGTGGCTGTCTCACATTACATTTATCGATTTAGGCTTTCAGCAATTCAGTTGTCTTAAACTGGTAATCACTGTTGATAAATTTTGTTTACTTGTTTGAAGTTCCGCATCATCAATGCCCTGTTGAGCATCTTGCAAAACACTCATCGCGATCGCTTCACACTGTTCAACAACACCAAGCGATTTCTCCGTCAGAATAACGATCTTACTGCGACTATCATGAGGAGAGCGCTGACGCTCGAGCCATCCGCGTTTCTCAAGCCCGTCAATAGAACGGCTGACGCTGGATTTCTCAAGGTACAAAAGCTCGCTGATCTGACTTTGAGTCATCGGTTCACTGTTTTTCAGCACCAGAATCACTCCCCACTGCTCCGCAGTCATATCGATGCCGGCTTGCTTAAAGCGCATCGTCAATAAACGGTTAAAAAGGCGACTCGCTAGTCCGGTTAAATGCCCTAGTGATTGCTGATGACTATAGTTGTTCACTGTTACTCTCTGTCGTTGTTGTTACCATTAGTTGTATACACAACTGTATAGTTAGTTGTCAATAATTACCATTTAGTATTGAGCCATCCGAAAGAAACTTCAGGGATGTGATAAATAGGCTCTGTGGAGGTTGGATGCCCATAAATGAGCGGTTCCAAAGAGAATCAGTTTGTAGATTTAATGGCTGTAGCCAGTCCAAAAG contains the following coding sequences:
- a CDS encoding iron-containing alcohol dehydrogenase, translated to MSVFKLAFPKINYSGVGAIEALVERLANEHGVVKGLLICDPMLVELGFADKLLSSSLELTLFKDVRPNPDTETVKNAYDMYVTSGAQYIIGFGGGSSIDTAKAIKILSANPGPIAAYNGVEKVEHLGAPLYAINTTAGTAAEVTSNAVITDTATHVKHVIISDKIIPEISVNDASVMLGIPKATTAATGIDALTHALESYVSVGAHKLTDYISLEAIKTIAENLPAAVDDGTDINAREMLAYGQFIAGLSFNSAGLGMVHAMAHPAGAHKDLPHGVCNAILLPIVSEFNRPYRVEKFAKVAEVLGVDTSDMTEEQASLAAIDALHALNRRVGIPAGFGELGVTEQDILTWVDDALADPCAGGNPSPMTKEQVIELYNKAL
- a CDS encoding SDR family oxidoreductase; its protein translation is MTKRNALVTGGARGIGAATAKALAEDGYRVFINYVNSSAVAEQLAEEIRSKGGEAYPIQADVRDDAKIEAMFAKVEEHGSVDVLVSNANMNFTAKPFIEQSWDEFAQKLNDEMHAAYKTAQLAAKSMKEKQFGRLVFISSTLSEVPAPNFIAHGTAKGALDSFNKYLAQELGPLGITSNIVAPGLVETDATKDAPAEFKEMIRSFTPTQRVATPEDVANTVRYLASEASSHITGTYNPVCGGAYIQ
- a CDS encoding MarR family transcriptional regulator, encoding MNNYSHQQSLGHLTGLASRLFNRLLTMRFKQAGIDMTAEQWGVILVLKNSEPMTQSQISELLYLEKSSVSRSIDGLEKRGWLERQRSPHDSRSKIVILTEKSLGVVEQCEAIAMSVLQDAQQGIDDAELQTSKQNLSTVITSLRQLNC
- a CDS encoding MFS transporter, encoding MQKNVNRFSFVGASLSLMVTYVTSAVPIPLYGTYQLQDNVSYLELSLSSVVYFIGAVTALVLFGRLSNHWGRKTVSIISLLLAALSVVVFLNVHSATPLILGRLLQGLACGLASTALASWLVDHAPSVPSWIPPAVISCGPMTGLTFGGVGSGFLIEYAPYPRLLPFAIAFCLIACCIVLVLKSQETMKRKPGAFLSLIPSFTLPASAKKAFPLAAVTFVCTWALGGFFQAFGPAMAHEQLHSQSAVAAALVFASIMAPSSIGASLAGRMAPSKAQFAGMLSFTVFVGSILLALQYGILSAFLAASICAGIAQGLVLTGSIGTMVSGLLPHERANVFSVIYATSYIGAAVPTFISGQLSEQFSLLQIACGYGVLALFGSVVLLFSRMTSNQKQTAGETS
- a CDS encoding alpha/beta fold hydrolase; protein product: MNKHNDTNNTNAGNDLPDVSRRNAMKMAGASAVALGVGALSGGQAMASTTLELGNSWDKTFAKSDKVEHKKVTFKNRYGITLAADLYQPKESTGKLAAIVLSGPFGAVKEQSSGLYAQTMAERGFVTLAFDPSYTGESGGEPRNVASPDINTEDFSAAVDFIGLLENVDRERIGVIGICGWGGMALNAVAIDKRVKAVVASTMYDMTRVMSKGYNDSVTLEQRTQGLEQLGQQRWKDAENGEPAYGPVSLELQGGEPQFVVEYAAYYKDPQRGFHPRAINSNASWTITTPLSFMNMPILTYIAEISPRPVLLIHGEKAHSRYFSETAYEAAAEPKELMIIPDANHTDLYDQMDVIPFDKMEGFFKEHLA